The following are from one region of the Fusobacterium perfoetens genome:
- a CDS encoding IS110 family transposase has translation MILVGIDVAKDKHDCYIMTSEGEVLFKSFTIANNMEGFNQL, from the coding sequence ATGATTTTAGTTGGAATTGATGTCGCAAAAGATAAGCATGATTGTTATATTATGACTTCTGAAGGAGAAGTATTATTCAAATCATTTACTATTGCTAATAACATGGAAGGTTTTAATCAGCTT